A single genomic interval of Ischnura elegans chromosome 3, ioIscEleg1.1, whole genome shotgun sequence harbors:
- the LOC124156590 gene encoding spermatogenesis-associated protein 17-like isoform X1, producing MLTLVIAFCYPKCAKKWSIQRIYFEWLAFRASQREIFKYYRAARCIQRHFRGYMTRQYVKVLIAAATTIQKYWRGKICRRQYEKLLEASKAEELQSAYDQYATLIQKMWRGYLSRKLQFDYYQYRGYVLRINEINKKTLLDLENHRMALLQAEKNECEKEASLWKKKLLRELHPMVRTALVPGIFSLPDSHDLSEAEKIIASFKMPRRKKEKPVEEVKVVQKIGKPFPGPFFPYEEVLRRKNAKPNN from the exons ATGCTAACGCTTGTTATTGCCTTTTGCTATCCGAAATGTGCTAAAAAGTGGAGTATTCAgcgaatatattttgaatggcTAGCATTCAG GGCATCTCAAAGGGAAATTTTCAAGTACTATAGAGCTGCTAGGTGTATTCAAAGACACTTTAGAGGCTACATGACCCGACAGTATGTGAAAGTTTTAATAGCAGCTGCAACTACAATTCAAAAatattggagaggaaaaatatgcagaagacaatatgaaaaattattggaG GCTAGTAAGGCTGAAGAATTACAAAGTGCTTATGACCAATATGCAACACTTATTCAGAAAATGTGGAGGGGATATTTATCACGTAAGCTACAATTTGACTACTACCAATATAGAGGATATGTTCTAAGAATCAATGAGATCAATAAGAAGACATTACTTGATCTAGAG AACCATCGCATGGCATTGCTGCAGGCTGAAAAGAATGAATGCGAAAAGGAAGCTTCTCTATGGAAGAAGAAATTGCTGCGGGAACTACACCCCATGGTTCGAACTGCATTGGTTCCTGGAATTTTCAGCCTCCCGGATTCTCA tgatCTTTCAGAAGCTGAGAAGATAATTGCTTCATTTAAAATGCCTAGGCGTAAAAAAGAGAAACCAGTTGAAGAAGTGAAAGTTGTCCAGAAAATAGGAAAACCCTTCCCG
- the LOC124156590 gene encoding spermatogenesis-associated protein 17-like isoform X2 codes for MASIQVFIDDISHINLYALGRNEASQREIFKYYRAARCIQRHFRGYMTRQYVKVLIAAATTIQKYWRGKICRRQYEKLLEASKAEELQSAYDQYATLIQKMWRGYLSRKLQFDYYQYRGYVLRINEINKKTLLDLENHRMALLQAEKNECEKEASLWKKKLLRELHPMVRTALVPGIFSLPDSHDLSEAEKIIASFKMPRRKKEKPVEEVKVVQKIGKPFPVCWETSRSRDDRGCIRPTRASGG; via the exons atggcTAGCATTCAGGTATTTATTGACGATATATCCCACATAAATTTATATGCACTGGGTAGGAATGA GGCATCTCAAAGGGAAATTTTCAAGTACTATAGAGCTGCTAGGTGTATTCAAAGACACTTTAGAGGCTACATGACCCGACAGTATGTGAAAGTTTTAATAGCAGCTGCAACTACAATTCAAAAatattggagaggaaaaatatgcagaagacaatatgaaaaattattggaG GCTAGTAAGGCTGAAGAATTACAAAGTGCTTATGACCAATATGCAACACTTATTCAGAAAATGTGGAGGGGATATTTATCACGTAAGCTACAATTTGACTACTACCAATATAGAGGATATGTTCTAAGAATCAATGAGATCAATAAGAAGACATTACTTGATCTAGAG AACCATCGCATGGCATTGCTGCAGGCTGAAAAGAATGAATGCGAAAAGGAAGCTTCTCTATGGAAGAAGAAATTGCTGCGGGAACTACACCCCATGGTTCGAACTGCATTGGTTCCTGGAATTTTCAGCCTCCCGGATTCTCA tgatCTTTCAGAAGCTGAGAAGATAATTGCTTCATTTAAAATGCCTAGGCGTAAAAAAGAGAAACCAGTTGAAGAAGTGAAAGTTGTCCAGAAAATAGGAAAACCCTTCCCG